GTCCCAGCTGGCCCCACATCCTGGGAAACCGCTGAGCTTTGGCtctggaggggcagggagggattcCCCaaccctggcactgccagccggGGGCGGATTTTCCCAacgctgcagctcccagggctggatccctcccctgggatgctgcagggggCTGGATCACAGCGGGTCGTACCTGAGCGAGGGCTGGCAGGTAATTCCCTGCTGGATAATTCCCTCTgttccctgctgccccagcagtttTCCATCCAAGCAGCCGCggggaggccaggctgaggcCGCTGCATTGCGCTGGCTGGGGACTGTCCCCGTTTGCTTCATTAGCTTGGATGGCAAAGTGTGTCACCACTGTCCCCCGGCCACGCCGCGGGCTGCGCTGGCACCGAGCACAGCGGGCTCGGGGACAGGATGGGACCCCTGGGGACACCGTGGCGGTGGCGGTGGGGACCAAGGGTGGCCACTCCTTCACCCCAGCGCTGCTGCACGGGGTGGATCCATCCTTAAAGCCCAGAGAGCgctgctgggatgcagggaatgGTGCTCTCGGTGGTTCCTGCATCCCTCAGCTCCCGATACCGCCCGTCCCAGCTGATACTGGGAGCGCTGGTGTccgtactgggagcactggtgcCGGCCCCCCCTGCCGCCCCCGGGAGCCCGGAGCCGAGCCCATTATCTGCTCCAGACAATTAGCAGAAGCATTAATGGAATATATGCAAATGCGCAGTAATTGACCTGTGACTCCGCAGTTCATGATGGAGAAGGATGAGCTCCAGATGGCTTAATGAGAGTAATTTAAGCCCCTTCTTTATAttctgtgccagagcctggcagcgcccagggaggggaggaggggaggtggcactggggacactggggagcagggacagccctggggacgcTCCCTTTGCTCCCCAAACCACCCCGAACCCAGCTCCCATCGCAACCCCGGGAAGGAGGATTTGTTCTGGATAAGGGAGAGCCAGAATTCCTGGTCAGGGAGTGCAGGGGAGCAGCCAAACACCCCCGGGACCACCGGGCggggggctgctctgccagcatgACCATGGTGGTGCCACATCCATGGAAAACCCAAACTGCTGCTACTCCGAGGTTACTCAGCCTTTACTCCAGCTGTGTTGGGGAGGGCTGGTTAGGGGCTGTGCCCTTccactgctctgccccagcctctccagccctgagctccacaAAATTCCCGTGGCAGAGCCGGAGGTATCTGAATAACCACTCTGggaaaccaaattaaaatatTGATGTATAATTCATGCCATATGTTCCaccaatattttttatttaatcaaCTGAAGACAGATGGCAGGAACATAGAGGCCATTAAACTAATGGCACTTTGTCTTTCCATTTATTTCCGTCTCCTTTCCTAAAATAAGAGGAGACCGTGACAGGCAGCACACCCTGGGCACTCGGATGTGTCAGCAGGGGCATTTCCCACGTGGCATTTtcccaggaaaggctggagcAAATCTTCCATAGCTGGGGGGGTTGGAAGGAGAGAAATCCAGCTGGATTTATAGGGAAATCCATCctggtggggctggaggggactGTCCCATCTCCGCCCTTCCCGTGCCAAGGGCCACCAGGGATGGTCCTGGTGCTCCTGGGACAGCACCATCCTGGTGGCAGGGTGGGAATGCCaccaggggatgctcctggatGGAAGATAGAGGATGTCATGGCAATCTCCAGTCCCTGGGGACATGAGGAGCTGGAGGGACACCCAGCAACATCGTGCTCCTGCCCCTGTGGGATGCTGGAATATTGACTGGGATACCCATGCACTGCCCATGCATGGATTTCacttgggctctgctgctgcagagatgtTTGGATCTCGGGGtgcaatgtgtgtgtgtgtgcacagctcaTCCTCCTGGGGGTGAAATTGTGTGAAACTGGAAATTTTCCCTGtcccagagccagcctggagcacctctcctgcacGACAAGGCAGAGACGTGCAGGCTCTGGGATTGGGGCTCACCCCACCAGCACCGCTCCCACTGCACCCAGTTACCCACCTGGCAGAGGTGGGACTGCCCCTCCTCGGGGCTGGAAGGTGATGAAGACCACAGGTGGCCTTCCTCacggcctggagggacagggccACCATCCTCCCGTGTCCCGGGACGCTCTCCTGAGTGcgcctctctctctctttgacTTGCAGGTGGAGATTTCTTGCCCTGGGAGTGAGCTGAAAGAGGTTTCCTTACACAAAGGCTCCCAGGCAGCATTCCAGGCTCCAGGCGCGTCCAGGCACCTTCCATTCTTTGTCTGAAAGGGCAGCGGGGCCGTTCCCATTCCAGCGATGCCTGACGGGGCCGGTGCCGCCGGGAGCGAGGAGCTGCGGCAGCTGATCGGCTTTCAAATCACCTCCAAACCTCGATTTCCTTAACATGATCCCTCCATCAGCGCAGTCGCCGGGGCACAGCCGGGCAGGAGAATAACCCGGGGCTGGAGGTGACAGCCAGCGCTGGAACACCCCGGCCACCACGCGGGGACTCAAAATCCACCTTCCCCAGCACTCCAAGACTTTTTTAGGGTCGGGCAACGGCTTTGCACGACCTCGCCCCGCAGCCCTCACCCCGTTTGTTCGCCGGGATTCACCTCCAGGCCAGGCGGGATAATCCCATCCTCGGAGCATCCCCGGAGCCGCAGAGCAGCTTCCCCGCGGCGCCGGCTGCCGGGGAAGGGATGAAGACGCTATGGCCAAGCTTTTGCTGAAACTCCAGCGGTATTTTCGGCGCAAACCCGTGCGTTTCTTcactctgctggctctgtaCCTGGCGGCGGGGAGCTTGGTTTTCCTGCACTCCGGTTTCTCCGGGGAGCCCACGGTGCCGGGGAGCCCTCGCAGCCCCGCGGCCGCCgaggggccggggctgccctACCTGGGGGTGATGCAGCTCAGCCGCGGCTTCAAGGCGGCGGCCACGATGCCGGCGGGGGGCCGACGACACGGGCCCTGGTTCAAAAGCACCTCCAAGGAGCCGTCGGACAGGGGAAAATCCCGGGATAGCGGCGGCCCCCGGAGCCGGGCGCTCCGGGGCAGGAGCGGCCGCGAGAAGGAGGAGGACAGAGGTGGGTCCCTGCTTCTGCCTCTCCATGGGGGCATCACGAGTTGGGGAAGTGGTGTCTGGGCTAGACAGGACCACAATTCCCCCCCAAGGAAATGtgtaattatttatttgtttatttattaatttataaacCACATGCACGCGCTGCTGGAGCACCGAGGTTTTCTTCCCCCATCCCACGGGGATGCTCTGGGGAGCAGCATCCCACTCTGGAGAACATCAGTCCAGAGAATATTTCCAGAAGGATCTTCTCCCTCCCTCattcctctcctccctccccaagTGCCAAtaatgtgcttttatttttccatcttcACTCTTTCCCCCTGGTGCATCACCGAGCTCTGAGCCCCCCCTTGCTGTTACAGGCGATTTTGGgggtggcagctgtgccccatctTCCTCCCACCCTTTGGCTCTGCCAGGGGCCAAATTCAGTTTTCATTCTGTTGGCCTGAATCAACCCAAAGTCCAGGTTTGTGTGGGTGTTGTGTcgaggcaggggctggctgtgatTCCCATGGAAGTgcagacagggctgggctgtggcccCTGGAGCCAGGAgatccctgcctggctggggtCTTGTCAAGTGGATTCATTATTAATGATCAAAGATAAGAAAATGGAATGATTCccattgatttttaaaatggcaTTTACTTATCCTgaaggcagccacagctgtgcatTCTGTGGGATTTGGGTGGCTGGACTCCAGCaggaaaccccaaacccacagcaaaATGGGGCTTTCCCAGGGGTCCAGGCTTGATCCCCCCAacctgggctgctcccagggcatggagggctcctcctcctcctcctcctcctcctcctcctcctccagcaggacGTGGTTTGTTCATTCCAGGAATGATGCATGGTCCAGGCATGGAAGCCAAAGGAAAAGTGCTGCTCACAGGATTTTGTCCTGCTAAAAGGAGCTGAAGGGGTTCCCCCATTGTGACCCCGCTCTGAGGGGTCTCTGGGGTGTTTTGGTCTCTCTCTTAATGCAAACTGACTTCAGTGCAGCCTCAGCAGATGGTCCCTGAGCCCAGGCTGTCTGTCCCTATAAGGACCCCAAGCAGTGCCCGTGTCCCAGGCCATATGTGCCAGGTGCTCCAAGATTAACCtcatccagctctgccagcagggatgggatgctggGCCTGGGATTCCTGGGTTtatctgctcccagctgctctgggaatatttttttccccttggagcATCTTGGCTGCTCCTGAGTGGGATGGTGTGGAGAGAAATTCAGCACTTGAGGAATCTCACGTGCCCGGTGTTCCTGGtgtggctggcagagctgccctcgcttccctgctcctctggagCACTGGGATATCTGGCAGGAACAGGTGGATTTAATGGTGTTGGTAATTAAGTGGGGACAACTTAATGAGGTGGTTGTGGAGGCTCTGCCACATGAAATCATTCCAGAGGGAATTCTGCTCCAAAAATCAGCTCTGGTTTAGAGCGTGATGTGCAgctccctcttcctcctcttcctccctctctcgGCAGTGTCAGGTGAAGATGTAGGTGGAGaacagccctgcctgccagggaatGGCCTCATCCCCATGGGAATGCAaatccctgtgggaaggggcatctcctgcctccagccaggGTGGATTTTTAGGCAGTGAAGCCAAGGGAAGCAGGAACAGACCCCAACCCTCAGCCACATCCATCTCTGGTGCCTTCCTGACAAGCCCAGCCCATTCCCACCTGTGATACACAACCAAGCAACTCCATGAGGATGCAGGGAGCAGccaccccaggcagggagctggagccaTCCCTGtatccccagctctgggaaaaaTGGGGTGCTTGGGGGATTTAATGGCAATCACTGGGCGGACGTGTGtgtctgctcacagctgtgttTCCAACAGGCTCCAAAATTCCTCCTGGAGGTGCCCACCTCTCCCTACAAACTGCCAGTCCCACCCTCCCCCTTCTCTCATGTCCTTGTCTGTCCCTAATTATTCCAGCTGGCCTCCCAATAAGTGGCAGCACGCATATGTCAGGAGCACTGGGTTGAAGGTAATGCACATCAGTCACTGGATCTGTGCAAATGTCTGGAGCCATCCCACACCCACTGGAATCCTCTGACCTGCCAGGACCTGCTCATCCCTGTGGGAATGCTGTGTGGAATAACTGGGAGTGATGGCTCTGCTAGTTGGAGTTACCTGGGAcatttctctccatcttcctcCTCTTTGGCCTCCAGGCTGGCTTGGGAAGgtggctccagcactgctggggtctgtgctgtgctgggataaTTGGGAATGGGGGGGTCTGTGCCACCATGGATGGGGTGAGGTGGCTCAGGGACCCCACGGAGGTGTGGAAAGCAGGGGGGAGGCGAAAAGTGTTATCCCAGAGTGTGGCTTGGAATTGGAGTGGCACAGTGAAAGAAATTCCTTCCTGTGAGGATGGGCAGGCTCCGGCACAGGgcgcccagagaagctgtggctgaaactgtccaaggccaggctggacagggcttggagcactctgggatagtggaaggtgcccctgcctgGTTTGGACCCAGAGTTTCCAAGGCAAACAAACAGGGAATGCTGCTGCACATCCctattcaggaaaaaaaccaagaggGGTGGGATCAGTGAGGTGTgaccctgtcccctgtgtgtccccagcccagtACATCGGCTGCTACGAGGACAACACCCGGCAGAGGACCCTGCGCGGGATGTCCTTCTTCGACTACAAGAAGATGACGGTGTTCCGCTGCCAGGACAACTGCGCCGagaggtggggacagggacagggcctCCATGAATCCCAGCACCCCATCTCCAGCAATCCTTTCCCGCCATCTCCATGAATCCCTGCACACTGTCCCTCCCAATCCCTGCACACCAGCTCCATCAGTCCTTTCCATGAATCCCTGCACACTGTCCCTCCCAATCCCTGCACACCAGCTCCATCAGTCCTTTCCATGAACCCCTGCACACTGTCCCTCTCAATTCCTGCACACCAGCTCCAGCAATCCTTTCCCACCATCTCCATGAATCCCTGCACACTGTCCCTCCCAATCCCTGCACACCAGCTCCATCAGTCCTTTCCATGAATCCCTGCACACTGTCCCTCTCAATTCCTGCACACCAGCTCCATCAATCTTTTTCCACCACCTCCATGAATACCATCAATCCTTTCATAGGATAGGATGGGATAGGATAGGATGGGATATTTTCAGTGGCAAGTGCCCCTAAAGGATCATTAACCCAAAAACCTCCCATTAACTGGGAGGCACTGCTGATCCCAGCACTGGCCATAAGCAGGAATgcggaatggaatggaatggaatggaatggaatggaatggaatggaatggaattatctgatattatattatatgatGGATTAGGATATGATAGGAAAATAGGGTAGGATAGGAGATAGAATGGAGTGTAGTAACAGGATAGAACAGACTAGGAAAGAATAAGGATAGGATAGGAAAGAATTGCAGAATGGGATGGAATAttggataggataggataggataggataggataggataggataggataggataggataggaaaGACTTGCAGAATGGGATGGAATAatggataggataggataggataggataggataggataggataggataggataggataggataggatattTTCAGTTGGAAGTGCCCTAAAAGGATCATTAGCCCAAAAACAAATCCCTGGGATGCACTGCTGATCCCAGCACTGGCCATAAGCAGGAATGCTCCATGGAATGGAATGGATAGGATAGGGTAGGTTAgaataggataggataggataggatcgGATATTTTCAGTTGGAAGTGCCCTAAAAGGATCACTAACCCAAGAAGGAATCCCCGGGGTGCGCTGCTGATCCCAGAAAAGCAGCAATGCTCCTCCCAACCCCCCTGGAGCCGGGGGGGATGTGCTGAGACCCCGTTTCCCCTGGGCAGGGGGTACCTGTACGCGGGGCTGGAATTCGGGGCCGAGTGCTACTGCGGGCACAAGATCCAGGCATCCAACGCCAGCGAGTCCGAGTGCAACATGGAGTGCAAGGGAGAGCGGAGCAACACCTGCGGCGGGATCAACCGGCTCTCCATCTACCGCCTGGAGCTGGCCCAGGAATCCGCCCGCAGGTGTAAGTTGGGGGCtggccccagctcagccctgggatggggggGAATTCTCTTGGTGCTGGAGGGGTGATGCTGGCATTCCCGAGCCAGGTTGTGGCTCCGTGGAGGTTTTTGGAGAGCGGTTCTTGAGTCCTGGGGTGGTTTTGCTGCTGCAAACATCAGGAATCTCCTTGTGGGGaatgctgctggctggggttgggTGGAATGAGGAGCCTCAAGGACTCCTGCTGGGattcagggaattttgggaggctTTGGATGGAGGTTTCTTTCCCCATGGCCAAACAGGACCGTCAGTGTCTCCTGCGTGTGCTGCAGGATGAAGGATGTGTGGGAATTCCAGGCAAGGCTGAGGGTGCTCCCTTGTTTGGCTCCCAATTAGGCAGCTCTATAATCACCCACATTCCCTGCTCACCTTTCCTCATATCCAAGGAATGGGAAAGAGGATGGCAACAACCAGGAATGCACAAGGGGCTGAGGGTTCCAAGGACCTGGGATGGGATTCCAGGCCTGACCAAACCTGGCCCTGCTttcctccctggccctgcccctgctccatccctgggatcatGGAGCTGATAAAAAcagccaggaaaataaaatatcccTGACTTTGCCTCTGGGGTTTTGCTCTGATTGTGACTGCACTGCTGGAggggccaggagccactggagCAGTTGGGAATGCCGTGTCACACAGAGTGGCAGCAGTGTCATTTTTGGAGTGTCACCGGGgcctgtctctgtctctctctctcccagatGGAAGCGCGATATTCCGGGGGTGCTTCCGCCGGCCGGAAAACGTCTCCATCGCCCTGCCCGCCAGCCAGCTCATGCTCAACATGTCCGTGGATAAATGTGTGGATTTCTGCACAGAGAAGGTACTGGGATAAACTCCTCTTCTTCTTTGTTTCCATCATCATCAGAGTCACACCAGGAGATCTGAACCCAGTTTAGGAACATCATTTATCAAAAAAAAGGGATAAATGGATTTGTGTCCCTGCCACGGGAGGGAGTGGAGCCAGACCTGGGACAGTTTGGGAATGAGCATCCCAGAATTAGagtttaggttggaagagacattTAAAGGAGCCTCATGGGGTCCTGCTCTGTCCAGGGGTCTCATCCTGGGGCATGGTGCCTCTGAGCAGGGGGGAAAGATTGGGAACTGATGGAGGGTGGATGCTTGAGTGGGCTGGAAGGATGCTGGAAGTGGTCTGGAATGATGCTGGGATTGAAAGGACGCTGGAAATGGTCTGGAATGATGCTTGAAATAGGTTGGAAGGATGCTGGCAATAAGGCAGATGATGCTGGAACTGGAAGGATGCTggaaagggctggaaggaggctggaatgggatggaatgggcTAGAACAACACTAGAATTGTCTGGaaggatgctggaattggaagAATGTTGGAATGGTCTGGAATGGTGCTGGGATTGGAATGATGCTGTAATGGTCTGGAAGGATGTTGGGATGTTCTGGAAGGATGTGAATTGAAATGATGCTGGAATGGTCTGGTAGGACGTTGGAGTGATGCTGTAATGGTCCGGAAGGGTGCTGGAatgttctggaatgttctggaaGGATGTTGGAATTGGAATGATGCTGGAATGGTCTGGTAGGACATTGGAGTGATGCTGTAATGGTCCGGAAGGGTGCTGGAatgttctggaatgttctggaaGGATGTTGGAATTGGAATGATGCTGGAATGGTCTGGAAGGGCATTGGAGTGATGCTGTAATGGTCTGGAAGGGTGCTGGAatgttctggaatgttctggaaGGATGCTACAGACCACCCCGCGCTGCCCGGCAAGGGCGGGCGCAGGGGCGCGAAGGCCCTGCCGCGGCTGGGGGGCGGTGCCAGCGCCgttccctctgcccatcccGGCAGGAATTCCCGCTGGCAGCGCTGGCGGGCACCACGtgccgctgcggcttccccagCACGCTGTTCCCGCTGCACGAGCGCGAGGACGAGCAGCTCTGCGCCCACAAATGCGCCGCCGAGGAGTTCGAGAGCTGCGGCTCCGCCGAATTCCTGCTGGTCTACCAGACACAAGTGCAGGGTGAGCTtctcccccccccaaaaaaaaaagaattttcgTTCTCCTTCTGAGGATGAAAATGCATTATAAAGGTCAAAATTCCCATCGGGTTAAAAATGATGGGAATTTTGAGTGAGTAGAAGggtgtgacggtgttcacaggggcccgaggatgaggggagagacgaggatctgactccatgtttcagaaggcttgatttattattttatgatatatattatattaaaactatactaaaagaatagaagaaaggatttcatcagaaggctggctaagaatagaataagaaggaatgataacaaaggcttgtggctcggactctctgtccaagccagctgggctgtgattggccattaattagaaacaacacatgagaccaatcccagatgtacctgttgcattccacagcagcagataaccattgttcacattttgttcctgaggcctctcagcttctcaggagaaaaaatcctaaggaaagaatttttcagaaaatgtgtctgtgacagaagGGAGACTTCTACTCACTCACCTTCTTCCCTATGGCACTGTTTGTATCGTGATCTATCCTGCAATTTGCAGCATGATTTGCCTCAAACCCTTACATCACCAAATTCCTCACTTGCCTACTATTTTTCCTAATTGCAATACTCATCCTAATCCTTGCCAACAAACCTCAGTGTGAGGATCCCATTAAAAATGAGCGGGTTTTAATTCCCCTGGGAAATCAGCGCTCCCCTggtgagctgtggctgctgcctggctcagctgcagggcacagcagatTCTGCCTCTGGCAGGATTCCTCCTTCCCAGGGTTTCCCCACCTCTCTGTGATCCCACGGGAGTCTGCTATCCAGACAAgctccagggaaaaaaaagtggggTGGAAAAAGGCTGTGACCAGGCAGAACATTCCCGAGAGAGCAGTGAGCCAGGGAAGCACTGGGAGAAAGGAAAACCATTCCTGGGAGAGGAAAGGGCTGAAGGGAGCAAGTGAGAACCTAAATTCTGGTGGTTTTGGGTCAGTCTTGTCACAATCCTTTGGTgtttggggctgtgctggaaatgctgtTCATTGATTCATCCAAAAAGCAGGAGCGTTTCTTGGCACAGGAATCCCTGTTAGTCACTCTTCCCTaagcacacagagctgggaatgaCAGAGAACTCTTGGGAAAAATCCTCTTAGCACTTTTTGGGTGTTTGGGACTCTTTGAGGTGTCCAGAACCCTTTGGGATGTCCCTCTAAGCCTTAGGCAGGGCCCCTATTCCCggcccagccccttccccaaggTTTTCCCGGGAGAGGCGGCGTTTCCTCAGACATCCCAGTGGGACAAGCAGATTTCCATGACACATTCCTGGCGTGTCTCCCTGCAGACAACCGCTGCATGGACaggaggttcctgcccagccgtGCCAAGCAGTTGGTGGCCCTGGCCAGtttccctggagctgggaacaccTGGGCCCGGCACCTGATCGAGTTGGCCACCGGCTTCTACACCGGCAGCTACTACTTTGATGGCTCCCTGTACAACAAAGGTGAGGGGAGGGCACTCCTGGGGTGCCACCCCAGCTGGGGACAGTCCTGGTGACATCCCCGGGGCTGCAGGAAGggcggagcagggctgggtgtgagcgctgctgctccatggggtggtttggggtggagTGTCCTGGTGagggaattcctccctgggagggtggggaggtcctggcagggaccagcccagagaagctgtggctgctccatccctgggagcgcccaaggccaggctggacagggcttggagcaacctgggatagtggaaggtgtccctttcCAAGGAGGTCGGAATGAGAGGAGCTGTAAGGTCCtctccagcccaaagcatttGGGGATTCTGGTTCTAATAAcccaccccattcccagctcccccagtTTAGAACCACTCACAACAGTTTCACCTGGACACCTTGAAGGTTCCTCCTGTCGCTCCTTCACTTTTTGTGGCTTTGAGAGGAAATTCTCCGTCCCTGCTCAGCTGTGGTGGAGTTGGGATCTGTATCTGTGCCATGTGGTTGGTGGGGTCTGTACCCAGACTATTCCCTAAATCCCCTAAATTTTCCTGACATTCCTTCCCAATTCCTGCCAAATCCAGCCTTGCAGGAGGGAGATGCTCAGTGAGGGAGCACTGTCCCAGCCCCCAGGgtgcagcagcatcccagggaaggcagcagcactgggaaaagCCTTGGCTGGGTTTTGCTGAGCCACACGAGCGTGGGCTCCGTGTTCATTCCCTGTTGGAGGGGCCAGGAGGTATCCAGGCAACCAGCAGATTTATCCACTGCTGAGAGCCAATTACACCTCTCTAATTGATGGAATACAGCTCCTTCCAGCTTATCCCCCTCTCCAGGTGCATTCCAGGGGCTGGGATTGATGCTGGCTCAGCCCCATGCTCAGTGCAGGGTCCCCTCTCTGGACCCCCCACGGCATCACCCCCACCTTGGGCTgatgtgcagccccacaggcacAAGGATTTCCCCTTCTTTATTtattagaggtctcttccaacctcattattctgtgattctgtgattactGGGAGAGGTTtcagctgtgctcagggagGTTATAGCCATTAAATCTGCCCTTGACCCCTCAGAACAGGCACAAGAACTGAGTGTGGCCAGGGAGATGTCACCCTGAGAGGCCCCTGTTCCTGTGAGCCACCCACTCATCAATTTTATGAGACTCATAACATGGGAAAATAAATGATTTCCATCTGGGAGAGGGATGCAAATCCTCCTTCACGCCCCAGCTGCTTTCATCATCCAACTGGATTTTGCAACCTGATATCCCTGTGATGCTCCCTTTCATGGAACCCTGGGAtcctttgggttggaaaagccttctgaGGCTGAATCCAActgttcccccagcactgccaaggccaccacgtccccaggtgccacatccacacggcatttaaatccctgcagggatgggagctccATCACTGccccgggcagctgtgccagggattGATCATCTTTTGGGTGgggatattttcttttatatccCATCCAAACCTCgccagcacagcctgaggccatttcctttaaTCCTGCCTGGTttcccctgggagcagagcccgactccccctggctgtcccctcctgtcagggattTGTGCAGACccagaaggtcccccctgagcctccttttccccaggctgagcccctttcccagctccctgttaCTCCCACTAATCCCAGCTCTATCCGGGCAGGATTCAAGGGCGAGCGGGACCACTGGAGGAGTGGGAGGACCATTTGCATCAAGACCCACGAGAGCGGGCAGAAGGAGATCGAGTCCTTCGACTCTGCCATCCTCCTCATCCGCAACCCCTACAAGGCCCTGATGGCCGAGTTCAACCGCAAGTACGGGGGGCAC
This portion of the Agelaius phoeniceus isolate bAgePho1 chromosome 18, bAgePho1.hap1, whole genome shotgun sequence genome encodes:
- the WSCD2 gene encoding sialate:O-sulfotransferase 2; protein product: MAKLLLKLQRYFRRKPVRFFTLLALYLAAGSLVFLHSGFSGEPTVPGSPRSPAAAEGPGLPYLGVMQLSRGFKAAATMPAGGRRHGPWFKSTSKEPSDRGKSRDSGGPRSRALRGRSGREKEEDRAQYIGCYEDNTRQRTLRGMSFFDYKKMTVFRCQDNCAERGYLYAGLEFGAECYCGHKIQASNASESECNMECKGERSNTCGGINRLSIYRLELAQESARRYGSAIFRGCFRRPENVSIALPASQLMLNMSVDKCVDFCTEKEFPLAALAGTTCRCGFPSTLFPLHEREDEQLCAHKCAAEEFESCGSAEFLLVYQTQVQDNRCMDRRFLPSRAKQLVALASFPGAGNTWARHLIELATGFYTGSYYFDGSLYNKGFKGERDHWRSGRTICIKTHESGQKEIESFDSAILLIRNPYKALMAEFNRKYGGHIGFAAHAHWKGKEWPEFVANYAPWWATHTLDWLRYGKKVLVVHFEDLKRDLFVQLQRMVALLGVTACEDRLLCVEGQKDGNFKRSGLRKLEYDPYTAEMRKAISGYIRTVDAALKLRNLSGVPEDYYPR